In Fragaria vesca subsp. vesca linkage group LG1, FraVesHawaii_1.0, whole genome shotgun sequence, the sequence GCTTGTGAATTGTGATCAAACTTTTATATCTACACAAAAAGCACTCGAGCTAGCTATGAACCTAAATTTATATTTTTCCAGATTTTGGTTTTCTTATTTGGTTAGTGGAATCCATGAAAGCTTAAGAATTAAGGTTCTATAACTGGAGGAAAATCTCTTGCCCAGTAAAGGAATCAAGCACAGTCGCCCTCCTCGATCTCTAAAAATAATAGCTGTGCGATTTGCATGGGCTTTTAGCTAGTTTAATGCTTAAACAAGACCAAACAGGCAAAAAGACAGTGATGGTTTGAAAACTTGGATCCAGCTAATCAGATATGAGTGCTTAAGTTCATATTTTTAGCTAGCTAGGGTTCGGGTTAGGGTTATATATGTTGAAGATAGTATACTGTAGTCGTTAACCTAGCTTTCTGTGGCTTTCAGCATAATCATATGAAAGGTGGACTAGAAGTCGATTCAGTTTAGACGGTGGAGAATGATTAGGAAGTAAGCAAGTGATTGTTAGAAGCAATAATTGGAAATGGAGAGTCGTCGAAATGGTCATGCATGCAGGAAAGGAAAAAAGATCGAGGATCGCTTTCAGTTGCTGGAAAAAGAAGAGGTAGCTGGTCGGGGGTTTTGTTATACAGGCCAAATTAGAGAAAGAAACAAAGGGAGATGCCTAGGTAGGATAGGCAAGGATACAAAAGCTGGGGGAGCTCGAGACGTGTAGTTGGTGAGAGTTAGAGAGAATCACAATCACAACTTGAATTGGTGAGAAAAAAAAATACAAATTGAAAAATGAAGTCCCCCAAAACTGAAAAGTACCAATTTTGGGCTTGATTGCCCATTAAAGTACGTGTCAATCTACTGGGCCTCTTTCATCAAATGTGACCCGGCCCGCAATGGAGATTTCAATCCCTCTCCCTCTTCTTGCTACAGCTCTTAATTCCTCTCTGATAAATAAGATCCATAAAAAGGACACATATGTCTCTAGTTGTGAGACAATTCAGACACACAAAGACTCGAGACTCATCATCACTTGACTTGTCATTTTAATCCTGGCATCCTTCTTGGGTTGAGTCTTCTTCTTAATCCTCCGCACACGAGGGGCAGGAGGCACATCATGAGCAATGCAGTCTTCCACGATCTTTTTTACCGTCTTTATTCCTTGCAGTGAACCAAGAACAGCAATGGTATTTCCCTTACCAAAAATGCCACAGCCAGTCACCTGAGAAAGTTCCTTCACGACACCAATGAGAATATTCCTCCGTGCAAGAAATTTTTCGTGACTGATCCCAAACAATTTGCAAATCCCCCCTTCTTGATTCCCAATATTGATGATCTCATGTTCGCAACTGCAATCCATGGTTCGTATTGCCCAACGTGCTGGAACATTTCTCGACAAGAGATGCAATATATCAATGGCCTTGAAAATTATGTCTTCATCTTCTGCCGCTTTGGTTTTAGAGACTTCCATTTTACCCGCAACCAGATCCAGTGTGCATACAACACCGTACTCCCTTAAACACGACTCCACTATCGGCCATTCTTTCTGCAGCACATCTGTGTTTAGAAACTGCTTATCGTAGAACTTGGTGTTGCAGACCACTTCAATGGCACGTTCTATCATCAAAGGGATAGCCTCCTCGACCTTCAAAACAATGGCGTTTGGGTAACTGTCCTCCATCGAAGCAGCCATCACAAACTTAGAATGAACTTCAGAGATAGAGATGGCGAAAAGAGTAAAGTTTAGGTGAGGCCGAACAAGGATGAGAGTGGGGGTATATATATAGGAGCGACCGATGATTGCCAATTCCTCCTTTAGATAGGATTTGGTAGATACTTTTCCATATCCTGATTCAACAAGGCAAGTGATGGCGTGTTGGCGCGTACTAAATCTCAGCGCGTACCGCCTTCCCAAACCTCCCCGGCTTCCAGCGCTGCTGCGCCCACGTGACCGGCACGTTCCCTCCTCGCAACGCCGTCCCCTCCCACCGAAACGCCATCGTTAGAGGAACCTCCCCTTTAATACTATTGGTCCAAGTGTTTTTATTTTATTTCTGATTGGCCTATTTATTTACCTATATTTTTTTTCACCCATATTTGGTCCCCTCTAATACTATTGGTCCAAGTGTTTTTATTCTAATTTCTGATTGGTCTATTGGTTCAAGTGTTTTTATTTTATTTCTGATTGGCCTATTTATTTACCTATACTTTTTTTTCTACCCATATTTGGTCCCCTCTAATGCTATTGGTCAAAGTGTTTTTATCTTATTTCTGATTGATCTATTTATTTACCTATATTTTTTTGTTCACCCCTATGTTGATCCCTATAGGAAATTGAGTTATATGATTGGCTAGAAACACCATCTGACAGTGGCACATAATGTTCCGGGTACAGAGAATAATTACTCATTTAATTCGAATCCCTATCGACGAGCTTCATGCTTGGTTGTTTATTTGGAATCACAATATTTTTTTTAGAAAAATTTCACAAGAGTCCTATTTTTTATTCAAAATTTTCATAGATCGGCACATCGCATTCGAATAGATACATGTCTATAGATCCAATTTGGTTTCCAATAAAAACGTCTAAAACCGTATATTTCAAATATTCCATGATCCATAACTAGCAGGCTCCAAACAATAAATTGAGTGTGACTTATACTCGTTATATGTTTAGAGTTTTAGTTACTAACTATACCTGAAGGCTATAATGTAGTTGAGTGGTTGCTAGCTATATAGGAAATTTTTTAAACCGTACATCAATTTTTCATCATTGATAATTAAGGTTTTTTAAGTTTGAAAAATAACTCATAAATACCTGAAGTTGAAAACCCGACCTAATTTAAGTACATGCCGTTAATAACGGGGTTAAACTCTTTTTAATTTTAATTTTAAAAATAACGTACGACCTTATATTTAGTAAAGAAGGAAATTACATATATTTAACTTGGCCTATAATGACCACGTAAGAATAAAGTCATGCTGGCTACTCTAAAGTATCCTATGCAATCACCAAGTGATGAAGCACAAAGAACAAAGATCAAGTAGAACCCAACACTTCCTAGCAAATCTAGCTTATTGGGGCTGGATTCCACAGTAACATATTAAAAACCTAAAAAACTAGATTAAAAACCTTAAATAAACTGAACCCAACCTATCATAATGATTGATAGGTGGTACTGATACAGCTTTTATCAGAACCGACCAGATTGGTTGATTGATATTTATGTTTGTCTGATGAAATTTGATTCAGAGAGTCCAGATAGAGCTTTAAGAAGTTCTTTAGGCCATGCTCAATCTCGAAGCAAAAACTAATGAAATACTGTTTTTATTCGTGTAATTTTGTCTTATCTATTTCTTTGTTATTTTCTTTCTCATTTTTTTGGATGAGATATTATTTTCTTTCTTTATTATTTGTAGGACAATCGATTTTGTAATGCATTGATGGTATTTCATTTCATATCATGCGGTTTCTCAAACTATGGTTTCTTATTTATGAGCTCTTCGTTAAAAGTGCACTGTTTTCATTAGATATATATAATATATATATATATATATATATATATATATTATCTTAGTACTGTTATAACTTGCGTATTACATACTATTATACGTACTTTAGTACTATTTCTCCATATAGTCCACCTATTATTTTACTTAGTATAAGTCCACACAAGACCTAATAAGTTTATATAGTATTAAGTTCAACAAAATTACAGACTGCCATCCAAACAAAAAAATTAGATTCTTTTTTCTTTTATTTACAAAAATGCCACTAATGTAAAAAGTCAACAACCACTCGTCTCTCCGGCAAGGTCTCCGGTCAACTCCGACAGGTCACCCCCGACCACCGGCGAGATTTCCGATTGACCTCCGATGATGATTCTGACGACCACAAAAGTTACTACCGCCAGCAACAAAAGCTACTACCCCAAACTATTAAAGCTACTACCACCAACAAGAAAAAATACTACCGCCAACAACAAAAGCTACTACCCCCAACTATTAAAGCTACTATCACCAGTAAGAAAAGATACTACCGCCAGTAACAAAAGCTACTACAGCCAACAACCAAAGCTACTACCCCCAAATATTAAAGCTACTACCACCAGCAAGAAAAGATACTACCGTCAACAACAAAAACTACTACCGCCAACAACAAAAGCTATTGCCGCAAAGTCGCAAACAACAAAAACTACTACCCTCAACTATTAAAGCTACTACCACCAGCAAGAAAAGATATTACCGCCAGCAACAAAAACTAATACCGCCAACAGCAAAAGCTATTACCCCCAACTATTAAAGCTACTACAGCCAGCAACAAAAGATATTATCACCGACAACAAAAGCTACTACCCCTAACTATAAAAGCCATTACCGATAACAAAAACTACTACCCAGCTACTACCGCTAGTAAACAAAAGCTAGTACTGAACAGAATAAAAGCTATTACTGAACATAACAAAACCTACTACGAAACAGAGCTAAAACTATTAACAAGCACGGTATCAAAAACAAAACAAAACAAAAAAAACTTCTACCAAGCACCAAAACCTACGTACTCTCACCTCCACCAAAACCTACTACCAAACACAATAACAACTACTCTGACCTCCGCTGAAACCTACTCTCACCTCCACCCAAATCTACTACCAAACACAAACAAAAACTACTCTCACCTCCACCAAAACCCACTCTCACCCTCCCCCAAAACCTACTACCAACCATAGCAAAAACTACTCTCACCTCCACCGAAACCTACTCTCACCTCCACCGAAACCTACTCTCGCCTCCGACGACCTCCTCTCTAGCAACGTCTTCGTCGACCTCCGGCAAGAGTTTCCGGTGACTTCCTGCGACTTCCGGAGAACGTAGTGGCTGGCTTCGCTGTGGTCACCGAGAGCAGATCGGAAAACGTAAATCTCCAATGAGGAATTGAGATGGTTACAAAAGAAACAAAGAGAGGAAATCTAAGAGAAACTGGACGAATCTGAAGCACGAGCTCCTTTGAGATCAGAAAAAACAGGATTCTCAGCACCAATAATCAAGAGCACCGTCCGTCGCCTTGCATCGGAGTCGAGGTGTTGGCGCGGTTTCTGGAGTCGAGGCGACGGCTCGCTGAGCTATGATCGCCGGATCGGAGTCGAGACGTCGGCATGCTGAGCTATGATTACCGGATCGGAGTCGAGGTGTCGCCGCGGTCTAACTCCTCTGAAATCTCCTCAGAAAACGCGCGCAAATCTCGAGTGAGAGAGTCGACGGGAGAGGTGC encodes:
- the LOC101292552 gene encoding KRR1 small subunit processome component-like produces the protein MAASMEDSYPNAIVLKVEEAIPLMIERAIEVVCNTKFYDKQFLNTDVLQKEWPIVESCLREYGVVCTLDLVAGKMEVSKTKAAEDEDIIFKAIDILHLLSRNVPARWAIRTMDCSCEHEIINIGNQEGGICKLFGISHEKFLARRNILIGVVKELSQVTGCGIFGKGNTIAVLGSLQGIKTVKKIVEDCIAHDVPPAPRVRRIKKKTQPKKDARIKMTSQVMMSLESLCV